A genome region from Mastacembelus armatus chromosome 8, fMasArm1.2, whole genome shotgun sequence includes the following:
- the tspan10 gene encoding tetraspanin-10, whose protein sequence is MRRYLMIKRILLPWSKRDSTQNEASPLIPKAGSTKEDAEEPGLVTSEFHQAGTNNEQDHNSWIQHQYSYSLMDYFLKYFLFLCNLVFTVLGLVVLGLGMWGLISKESFAQEKIGSIGTDPMLMFVMLGFVLTMLCLSGCVGALRENCCLLKLFSAAVLVLITIQVVVAIIAYSLQDQIGGYLRSGMLAAMVHYQDDLDLRFITDEIQSNLQCCGADNYRDWEINIYYNCSAPGVLACGVPATCCVDPLENGTVWNSQCGVGAQLLDEFTAQSVIFLGGCLGGISRWIKQHEGVIGTVAIIVLGVQILTVFITTRLLDSIQQHKAYLHYNMGG, encoded by the exons ATGAGGAGATATTTGATGATTAAACGGATTCTTTTGCCATGGTCAAAAAGGGACAGTACACAGAATGAGGCCAGTCCACTCATTCCAAAG GCAGGCTCTACAAAAGAGGATGCTGAGGAGCCTGGACTTGTCACTAGTGAATTTCACCAAGCAGGGACAAACAATGAACAGGACCACAACAGCTGGATCCAACACCAATATAGTTATTCTCTAATGGACTATTTCCTAAAGTATTTCCTGTTCTTATGCAATCTGGTGTTCACAGTCCTGGGCCTGGTGGTTCTTGGTCTGGGGATGTGGGGCCTAATCAGCAAAGAGTCATTCGCTCAGGAGAAGATCGGCAGCATTGGCACCGACCCTATGCTGATGTTTGTGATGCTGGGCTTTGTGCTGACCATGCTCTGCCTGTCAGGCTGTGTGGGTGCCTTAAGGGAGAACTGCTGCTTGCTCAAGCTGTTCTCTGCCGCAGTGCTGGTGCTCATCACAATTCAGGTGGTGGTCGCCATAATAGCCTACAGTCTGCAAGATCAGATTGGTGGCTATCTGCGGTCAGGGATGTTAGCTGCCATGGTGCACTACCAGGATGATCTGGACCTGAGGTTCATCACGGATGAGATTCAATCAAATTTGCAGTGCTGTGGGGCAGATAACTACCGGGACTGGGAGATCAACAT ATATTATAACTGCTCAGCCCCAGGAGTGTTGGCCTGTGGTGTCCCTGCAACATGCTGTGTGGACCCACTGGAGAACGGCACTGTGTGGAACTCCCAGTGTGGTGTAGGAGCACAGCTGCTGGATGAGTTTACGGCTCAAAGTGTGATCTTCCTGGGTGGTTGTCTGGGGGGAATCTCTCGCTGGATCAAACAGCATGAGGGCGTGATAGGGACAGTTGCCATCATCGTACTGGGGGTCCAGATCCTGACTGTATTTATTACTACACGGCTGCTGGATAGCATCCAGCAGCACAAGGCCTATTTACACTATAACATGGGTGGATAA
- the LOC113140602 gene encoding retinal cone rhodopsin-sensitive cGMP 3',5'-cyclic phosphodiesterase subunit gamma-like, which translates to MNLDVAICDVKTGSKAPLRATGPRSPHKGPHKFKQRNSLQFKNKSPKRGVTGFGDDIPGMEGLGTDITVICPWEVYSHLELHELVLSESCQCEILYIYHCGKFSNNPKSF; encoded by the exons ATGAATTTGGATGTGGCAATATGTGACGTAAAGACTGGCAGCAAAGCTCCCCTCAGAGCGACTGGTCCCAGATCCCCTCACAAAGGACCACACAAGTTCAAACAGAGGAACAGCCTCCAGTTCAAGAACAAGTCTCCTAAAAGGGGTGTCACTG GGTTTGGAGATGACATCCCAGGAATGGAAGGTCTTGGCACAG ACATCACTGTAATCTGTCCATGGGAAGTGTACAGCCACCTAGAGCTTCATGAACTGGTATTATCTGAGTCTTGTCAATGTGAAATTCTCTATATTTACCATTGTGGCAAGTTCAGCAACAATCCGAAGTCTTTTTGA